In one Musa acuminata AAA Group cultivar baxijiao chromosome BXJ2-5, Cavendish_Baxijiao_AAA, whole genome shotgun sequence genomic region, the following are encoded:
- the LOC103984443 gene encoding uncharacterized protein LOC103984443 isoform X2 — protein MDGLTVAEADLVVYVHPSKANKVRHAVLRQLSSLLFTYDEIFDGVILAYEIDIPGEHAKILSGLIPYFEVKVKANLLIFSPRPDMLLEGKVVKLGKESIHVIVLGFSSAAIMLEDIREEFRYKIKHGAGVFASSSHKRHVIKTGSMIRFLVKR, from the exons ATGGACGGGCTGACTGTGGCGGAGGCGGACCTGGTGGTGTACGTCCACCCTTCCAAGGCCAACAAGGTCCGACACGCTGTCCTTCGCCAGCTCAGTTCCCTGCTCTTCAC ATATGATGAGATATTTGATGGCGTGATATTGGCATATGAAATTGATATTCCTGGCGAGCATGCGAAGATTCTTTCGGGGCTAATCCCATATTTTGAAGTTAAAGTGAAAGCAAATTTGCTGATTTTCTCTCCTAGGCCAGACATGTTATTAG AAGGCAAAGTTGTCAAGCTGGGAAAGGAATCCATTCATGTGATTGTATTGGGGTTTTCTTCAGCTGCCATAATGTTGGAAGACATTCGTGAAGAGTTTAGATATAAGATT AAACATGGTGCAGGAGTTTTTGCTAGTTCCTCCCACAAGCGGCATGTTATTAAAACTGGAAGCATGATACGATTCTTAGTCAAAAGGTGA